TGCGCCCCGCCGGGCAGAAGCGCAAGGTGCTGTTCCTCGTCTCCAAATTCGATCACTGCCTGGGCGACCTGCTCTATCGCATGCGCATCGGCGAGCTGCATATCGAGGCGGTGGGCATCGTCAGCAATCACCCGCGTGAGGCCCTGAACCTCACCCTGATGGAAGGCATTCCCTATCACTATCGCCCGGTGACGAAAGAAACCAAGGCCGAGCAGGAAGCCTGGGTCAAATCCATCATCGAACAGACCGGCGCCGAACTGGTCGTGCTGGCCCGCTACATGCAAATCCTCTCCGACGATTTCTCCGCCTATCTCGCCGGTCGCTGCATCAATATCCACCATTCCTTCCTACCCGGCTTCAAGGGCGCAAAACCCTATCATCAGGCCCACGAGCGCGGCGTGAAGATGATCGGCGCCACCGCCCATTACGTCACCGCCGACCTCGATGAAGGCCCCATTATCTGCCAGGATGTCGAGCCGGTGAGCCATGCCGATACGCCCGACGATCTGGTGCGCAAGGGCCGCGACATCGAACGCCGCGTCCTCGCCCGCGCCGTCGCCTGGCACCTGCAGGATCGCGTGCTGATTAACAAGCACAAGACCGTGGTATTCCAGCACTAGCAGGAGGTGCAGGTGAAAATCGGATTCCTCGGATATGGCGAAGCGGCCCGGGCCTTTCACGATGGCCTGGCCCGGTCAGTGCTGGCCTATGACATCCTGCTCGACCAGGATGATGGCGCCATGCGCGAGGCGATGAAACTGCGCGGCGCCATGCCCGTCGCCATCGCCGGCCTTGCCGAAGCCGATTGGATTTTCAGCGCCGTCACCGCCGATCAAAGCCTGCTCGCCGTCACCCCTCTATTGCCCCATCTGCGGCAGGGCCAGGTCCTCATCGACATCAACTCCGTCTCCCCCACCCGCAAGCGTGAAACGGCAGCGGCGGTCGAAGCGGCCGGCGCGCACTATCTCGACATGGCCGTCATGGCCCCGGTCCACCCCAAAAAGCATGCCACGCCCGTCCTGCTGGCCGGCGCGCCCGCCGAAACCCTCCTGCCGCAATTGCTGGCTCTGGGCTTTTCCGCCAGCGTGGTCGGGCCCGAGCCGGGCGCGGCCACCGCCATCAAGATGGTGCGCTCGCTCTTCGTCAAAGGCCTCGAAGCTATCACCGTCGAAACCCTGCTGGCCGCCCGCGCCTCGGGCTGCTTCGACGAGATTTATGCCTCGCTCTCTGCATCTTTTCCGGGCCTCGATTGGTCGCGCTTCGCCGCCTACCAGTTCGAGCGCACCACGCGCCACGGCCACCGCCGCGCCGCCGAAATGCGCGAAAGCGGTTTTACGCTCGATGCCTTGGGCCTGCATGGCGCCCTGGCCCGCGAAATCGCCGCCATACAGGACGCCATGAGCCAAGCCGGCCCTATCCCCGAAGCGCCACTGGCCGAAACCGTGCAATCCATCCTAGCCAAGCGCACAGGAGAGGGCGGCTGAACGTCCCTGATCATGGCGATATCCTCGGCTCCAGCCCACCCTCCCCCTTGAGGGGAGGGTAGCGCCGCCTGGCCCGCAGGGCCTTGGCAGAGCTAGGGAGGGGGTGTCGAAGCTTCATCTGGCATCGAATAGTGACCGGAGCCACCCAGCTCCACCTCACTCCGCCGCCCAGTTCCCATACATAATCGGCATAGTGCCCACGAGCGACTTGAACCGGTTCCAGCTCTTGCGCTCGGGCAGGGTCCAGCCCGCCTCGGCCACGGCCGAAAGCCGCGGAAACACCAGCCGGTCGAAAATGGCGCGGTCGGTCATGCTCTCGCTCCAGATACAGGCCTGAACGCCCAGCAGATGCTTGAGCCCCTGTTCCGACATGCCTTCACGGCTTTCGAACTCATAGGTTTCCTGCGGCCCCGACCAGCCGGCCCAGCCGGCGCCCGGCTCGGCCCAGGCCACGCCATTGGCCATGTCGAGATAATAGCGCTGCCCGGGCGACACCACGATGTCATAGCCCCGTTCCGCCAGTTCGGCATTGATCTCCACATTGCGCCAGCCGATGACGAAGGCCTTGTCCTTGTCGACGGCATCGCCATGCGCGGCCTCTTCCCATCCACCGGTTATAGCGCCCTTCTTCTTGATGATCTCATGCACCCGGCGAATAAACGCCGCCTGGATCAGCGCCGTGGGCGAGCCCTCGATCTCGTCGGCCCCGCCATGATTGCCG
This sequence is a window from Devosia ginsengisoli. Protein-coding genes within it:
- the purU gene encoding formyltetrahydrofolate deformylase codes for the protein MTTVTDYILTLRCSNRSGIVAAVAARIASHGGDIFEAHQFDDPATGMFFMRVGFSMAASEADFRAGIAAEVASLRLDFSLRPAGQKRKVLFLVSKFDHCLGDLLYRMRIGELHIEAVGIVSNHPREALNLTLMEGIPYHYRPVTKETKAEQEAWVKSIIEQTGAELVVLARYMQILSDDFSAYLAGRCINIHHSFLPGFKGAKPYHQAHERGVKMIGATAHYVTADLDEGPIICQDVEPVSHADTPDDLVRKGRDIERRVLARAVAWHLQDRVLINKHKTVVFQH
- a CDS encoding NAD(P)-dependent oxidoreductase; this encodes MKIGFLGYGEAARAFHDGLARSVLAYDILLDQDDGAMREAMKLRGAMPVAIAGLAEADWIFSAVTADQSLLAVTPLLPHLRQGQVLIDINSVSPTRKRETAAAVEAAGAHYLDMAVMAPVHPKKHATPVLLAGAPAETLLPQLLALGFSASVVGPEPGAATAIKMVRSLFVKGLEAITVETLLAARASGCFDEIYASLSASFPGLDWSRFAAYQFERTTRHGHRRAAEMRESGFTLDALGLHGALAREIAAIQDAMSQAGPIPEAPLAETVQSILAKRTGEGG